In Scylla paramamosain isolate STU-SP2022 chromosome 31, ASM3559412v1, whole genome shotgun sequence, one DNA window encodes the following:
- the LOC135116358 gene encoding PAX3- and PAX7-binding protein 1-like codes for MFKKRKNLNIRARRLSEEEAVVEGETTSILSTDDSNSNLPPVGKKEKKKAKEKAEPKKQSVLSFEDELEADDGIMFQEKKSSLSYKLRKEMKKERKEKRREEKEKQRQAEGKDKFREKDKNGGPTVSELDELGIRIVNGREAEAIGARPGDSDSDDEVPGQHKFRPKGTKAPQSLDPWKKILQSGQIPDANMIHAIRKQRQQAREQGDMIPIDDTVRLEEGKGRLVRDDDNDRSDDEEGSSRMDFAVNQQARDRQQRQEAFNAAQDDGTDNSDHEREWEKQQLQKARASTKAAGCEGEASQDGLPDPSTGGPFPASLDNCGLAGVGNGSSSTSVSQMEPTLWGQESLIPASSSALPRPANYQAEGIIKRLQDSRTSLEEVYRRHQKEADTVIDDLVTCKSTISRCSLEQHPLTSIFQFYQDIRGYVTDLRDCLNEKVPQIGGLEEQVYALYRQRAQKMVQRRRQDVRDQNDEFSPFAGKGALGDEYRTRRAAEREGRRTRRRREREKRGDSNHHDGMSTDDEESQSEIQLMQTELEHIAAEARKIFEDVEDDFSQLKRIMTRFEEWRGKDRPTYSDAYVSYNLPKIFAPYIRLQMLLWNPLMKDSESVEVERMKWFNLLLLYGTGDTTDDDPHSLREDPDRKLMSHLVEKVVLVKLKELVGCWWDPLSHTQTVRLVNLMRHYAEAYPSLSPSSKPLRELTHAIINKIRDAIDNDIFIPMFPKNVYDNKNSGVSLFFQRQFWVAWKLLSSTLMWHKVLSDSVIHDLAVRSLLNLYLLPALNLAAEINPTDALDKCRNVINALPRSWVKSEGTHVFLGRLEDFLIKLSEKLDPTTHSPALKEVCDLLKSIGATTQAEKIAYKYL; via the exons ATGTTCAAGAAACGCAAAAACCTTAATATTCGGGCACGGCGGCTaagcgaggaggaggcggtagtGGAAGGCGAGACCACGAGCATCCTGAGCACAGATGACAGTAACTCCAACCTTCCGCCAGtcgggaagaaggagaaaaagaaggccAAAGAGAAGGCCGAGCCCAAGAAACAGTCCGTGCTGAGCTTCGAGGACGAGCTGGAAG CTGATGATGGCATTATGTTCCAAGAGAAGAAGTCAAGCCTCAGCTACAAGttgaggaaggagatgaagaaggagaggaaggagaagagaagagaggaaaaggagaaacagagacaggcagagggGAAGGACAAGTtcagagagaaggacaagaatGGGGGCCCCACAGTGTCTGAATTG GATGAGCTTGGGATTCGCATTGTCAATGGGCGAGAGGCTGAGGCCATTGGGGCTCGTCCAGGTGATTCAGATTCAGATGACGAGGTTCCAGGCCAACACAAGTTCCGGCCCAAAGGGACCAAGGCTCCCCAGTCTCTTGATCCCTGGAAAAAGATATTGCAAA GTGGACAAATCCCTGATGCCAACATGATCCATGCCATACGCAAGCAGCGGCAGCAGGCCAGAGAGCAGGGCGACATGATCCCCATTGATGACACTGTCAG GCTGGAGGAGGGCAAGGGCCGGCTGGTGAGGGATGACGACAATGACCGTAGTGATGACGAAGAAGGGTCGTCCCGCATGGATTTTGCCGTGAACCAGCAGGCGAGGGACAGGCAACAGCGGCAGGAGGCATTCAATGCAGCACAAG ATGATGGCACAGACAACAGTGACCATGAGCGGGAGTGGGAGAAGCAGCAGCTGCAGAAAGCCAGGGCAAGCACTAAG GCTGCTGGCTGTGAGGGTGAAGCAAGCCAGGATGGCCTGCCAGACCCCAGCACAGGTggtcccttccctgcctccctggaCAATTGTGGCCTGGCTGGGGTGGGCAacggtagcagcagcaccagcgtCAGCCAGATGGAGCCGACCCTGTGGGGCCAGGAGAGCCTCATTCCTGCATCCTCGTCCGCCCTGCCACGCCCCGCCAACTACCAGGCGGAGGGCATCATCAAGCGCCTCCAGGACAG TCGCACCAGCCTGGAGGAGGTGTACCGGCGCCACCAGAAGGAGGCGGACACGGTGATAGATGACCTGGTGACCTGCAAGTCCACCATCTCCCGGTGTAGCTTGGAGCAACACCCGCTGACCAGCATCTTCCAGTTCTATCAAGATATCCGTGGGTATGTCACTGACTTAAGAGACTGTCTGAATGAAAAG GTCCCTCAGATTGGTGGCCTGGAGGAGCAGGTGTATGCACTGTATCGTCAGCGAGCCCAGAAGATGGTGCAGCGTCGCCGCCAGGATGTGAGGGACCAGAATGATGAATTCTCCCCCTTTGCTG GAAAAGGAGCGCTGGGTGATGAGTACCGGACAAGACGTGCAGCCGAGAGGGAGGGCCGGAGGACCCGCAGGAGAAGGGAGCGAGAGAAACGAGGCGACTCCAACCACCATGACGGCATGTCGACGGATGACGAGGAGTCCCAGTCAGAGATCCAGCTCATGCAGACTGAATTAG AGCACATCGCTGCTGAAGCGCGCAAGATTTTTGAAGACGTGGAAGACGACTTCTCACAGCTGAAGCGCATCATGACTAGGTTCGAGGAGTGGCGGGGAAAGGACAGACCCACATACTCTGACGCTTATGTTTCCTACAACCTGCCAAAAATATTTGCCCCTTATATAAG ACTCCAGATGTTATTGTGGAATCCACTGATGAAGGACAGTGAGAGTGTGGAGGTGGAGCGCATGAAGTGGTTCAACCTGCTGCTGCTTTATGGCACTGGTGACACCACAGATGACGACCCACACAGCTTACGGGAAGACCCAGACCGCAAGTTGATGTCACACCTGGTGGAGAAGGTGGTCTTGGTGAAGTTGAAAG AACTTGTTGGCTGCTGGTGGGATCCCCTCTCCCACACCCAAACAGTGCGTCTGGTTAACCTGATGAGGCACTATGCTGAGGCCTATCCCAGCCTGAGTCCCAGCTCTAAGCCTCTCAGAGAACTCACCCATGCCATCATCAACAAGATAAGAGATGCCATAGACAATGACATCTTCATACCAATGTTTCCTAAAAA TGTGTATGACAACAAGAATTCTGGAGTAAGCCTCTTCTTCCAGCGTCAGTTTTGGGTAGCATGGAAGCTCCTCAGTTCTACATTAATGTGGCATAAAGTCCTCAGTGACTCGGTTATTCACGACCTTGCTGTCCGTTCATTATTAAACTTGTACCTCCTGCCTGCTCTCAACCTGGCAGCTGAGATCAATCCCACAGATGCCCTTGATAAGTGTAGGAAT GTTATCAATGCCTTACCACGGTCTTGGGTGAAGAGTGAAGGAACTCATGTTTTCCTGGGTCGTTTAGAGGACTTCCTCATCAAGTTGTCTGAGAAGCTGGACCCCACCACACACTCTCCGGCTTTGAAGGAAGTATGTGATTTGCTGAAGTCCATTGGAGCAACAACCCAAGCAGAGAAAATAGCCTACAAGTACCTTTAA
- the LOC135116357 gene encoding G patch domain-containing protein 1-like — translation MDEDEDDVVCIGTPLEELSEDDVQVRKALRLEDQIVTDKQGRRRFHGAFTGGFSAGYFNSVGTKEGWTPSAFVSSKGQRSEAKQSRPQDFMDDEDLEAFGIAPQGIRASADFDGRQQGKRKRVNDPSGPIPGTPVLEELLRPTRETMGMKLLRRLGWRPGQGVGPRVSRRQKVSAQREKRRLLASQRAGQRAGSSEGSSEDSEDEALQDVTYAPTDVPELSAVQPKVDQFGLGYVPLSRTPVLGGHVNLFDPAPLSLTEKKKKLLIKGQAFGVGAFEEDDEDIYATEDMSNYDFGEEKDSKGRGQGTASHNTAVLGLVKAIEGFKLSSQPLQQHKVYPSPAIPPGFTPHHKPRRRRFERKESELRGLGRHSMTAEHRAHIIADKPKATVEIRSGVKGQQQQPAVGPKESSKPIDTSEVDKIYEEFKNSDKKLGSDFKPFASVPEKQKRYELFLRMKEKGQKDRFYLAQPKSMTEWERERELQEFSRAAKLFQPLVSSMATRFVTAATTEADPTLKDGLNVNVPKAETKAGEKGLLDPVEPGDERTAAARAGMYGKLTQSVQEWHPDSLLCRRFNVPNPYPDSHFVGVHKTRKEKLSMFGGFHSTTEETAGLRTSSRREEESKQGQEEQEQNEEVEEGGEQFDDKPEDYGLKVPVDGPPTMDLFKAIFQDSDSDSDSDSEKESTSPKRAKEDHHSHTGGSSHPIASSEPQPMRHEGERPMEENAGNEQTSTTTTSTTTSTTTTSRRAGRVSRFEPLREDTASQYKEPEEPAKPTNQPDDIAKLTFIPRKKDPLSSKPVSVAEGIFANVDFVALNSYRNQRPAEVNEDKDKEAKQTTRAWPEAVIKAAQDKAKIDDSSSSSTDSEDMYGPPAPSHLKNRAQEIQSTPPVTRFTPAADEAARKPQGPSWVVKEGEKSKSSTKKHKHKSKSKSKKEKKKKKDKKSKRHKEKKKKAHRSSSRKRKSSSSSTSSSRSDSSSSDSD, via the exons atggatgaggatgaggacgaCGTGGTTTGCATTGGCACGCCACTGGAGGAGCTGTctgaag ATGATGTGCAGGTACGCAAGGCTCTGAGGCTGGAGGATCAGATTGTTACTGACAAGCAGGGGCGAAGAAG GTTCCATGGAGCATTCACTGGGGGATTCTCGGCTGGCTACTTCAACTCTGTGGGGACTAAGGAAGGATGGACTCCATCTGCCTTCGTGTCGTCCAAGGGGCAACGCAGCGAGGCCAAGCAGTCCCGGCCTCAGGATTTTATGGATGATGAG GACCTGGAGGCATTTGGCATTGCACCACAAGGGATCCGAGCATCGGCTGACTTTGACGGCCGCCagcaggggaaaagaaagagagtgaatgacCCATCTGGACCCATTCCTGGCACACCTGTCCTGGAGGAGCTGCTCAGACCCACCAG ggaaaCGATGGGCATGAAGCTGCTGCGTCGCCTGGGATGGCGGCCTGGGCAGGGTGTTGGACCAAGAGTGAGTCGCCGGCAGAAGGTGTCAGCCCAGAGGGAGAAGCGCCGCCTGTTAGCCAGTCAGAGAGCAGGACAGAGAG CTGGGTCAAGCGAGGGCAGCAGCGAGGACAGTGAGGATGAGGCACTGCAGGATGTCACCTACGCTCCCACTGACGTGCCGGAGCTGAGCGCAGTGCAGCCCAAGGTGGACCAGTTCGGGCTGGGCTACGTCCCCCTGTCCCGCACCCCTGTTTTGGGCGGCCACGTCAACCTGTTCGACCCGGCACCTTTGTCCCTcactgagaagaagaagaagttgctCATCAAGGGACAG gctTTTGGTGTGGGTGCATttgaggaggatgacgaggacATTTACGCCACTGAGGACATGAGCAACTACGATTttggggaggagaaggacagcAAGGGCAGAGGGCAAGGCACAGCCAGCCACAACACC GCAGTGCTGGGCCTAGTGAAGGCTATTGAAGGGTTCAAGCTGAGCAGCCAGCCTCTGCAGCAGCACAAGGTGTACCCATCCCCCGCCATCCCTCCAGGCTTCACTCCCCACCACAAGCCACGCAGGCGCAG GTTTGAACGCAAGGAGAGTGAGCTGCGAGGTCTGGGCCGCCACAGCATGACAGCAGAACACCGCGCGCACATCATTGCTGACAAACCCAAGGCCACTGTTGAG ATTAGGTCAGGAGTTAagggacagcagcagcagccagcagtGGGTCCCAAGGAATCCAGCAAGCCTATTGATACTTCAGAGGTAGACAAAATCTATGAGGAATTCAAGAACTCAGACAAGAAACTTGGTTCAGATTTCAAGCCTTTTGCAAGTGTACCAGAGAAACAGAAACGTTATGAGCTGTTCctaaggatgaaggagaaaggacagAAAG ACCGCTTCTACCTGGCCCAGCCCAAGAGCATGacggagtgggagagggagcgggagcTGCAGGAGTTCAGCCGTGCTGCCAAGCTCTTCCAGCCTCTTGTGTCCTCCATGGCAACtcg GTTTGTGACAGCTGCTACTACAGAGGCAGACCCCACACTCAAGGACGGCCTCAATGTCAACGTTCCAAAG gCTGAGACCAAGGCCGGGGAGAAAGGATTGCTGGACCCAGTGGAACCGGGGGATGAGAGGACAGCTGCTGCCCGAGCTGGGATGTACGGCAAGTTGACTCAGAGTGTGCAGGAGTGGCACCCTGACTCCCTTTTGTGCCGACGTTTCAATGTGCCAAACCCTTACCCAGA CTCTCACTTTGTTGGAGTGCACAAGACCAGGAAAGAGAAGCTGTCCATGTTTGGCGGCTTCCATTCCACCACTGAGGAGACGGCCGGTCTCAGGACTTccagcaggagggaggaggagagcaagcagggccaggaggagcaggagcaaaatgaggaggtggaggagggaggtgaacaATTTGATGACAAACCTGAAGATTATGGACTGAAG GTTCCTGTGGATGGACCGCCAACCATGGACCTCTTCAAGGCAATCTTCCAGGACTCTGACTCCGACTCTGATTCCGACTCAGAGAAGGAGAGCACTTCTCCAAAAAGAGCTAAGGAGGACCACCACTCGCATACGGGTGGTTCTTCCCATCCCATCGCTTCCTCAGAGCCCCAACCCATGAGACATGAGGGAGAGAGACCCATGGAGGAGAATGCTGGGAATGAGCaaacctcaaccaccaccaccagcaccactactagcaccaccaccactagcagacGTGCAGGCCGTGTCAGCCGCTTTGAGCCACTAAGAGAGGACACAGCCAGCCAATACAAGGAGCCTGAGGAACCAGCCAAGCCTACCAACCAGCCTGACGACATTGCCAAACTCACGTTCATTCCCAGGAAGAAAGATCCGCTCTCCTCAAAGCCTGTGTCTGTGGCTGAGGGAATCTTTGCCAATGTTGACTTTGTGGCATTGAACAGCTACAGGAACCAGAGGCCAGCAGAGGTGAATGAAGACAAAGACAAGGAGGCCAAGCAGACTACAAGAGCATGGCCAGAGGCAGTCATTAAGGCAGCTCAGGATAAGGCAAAAATTGATgactcttcctcatcctccactgACTCTGAGGACATGTATGGCCCACCTGCACCCAGCCACCTCAAGAACAGGGCCCAGGAAATTCAGTCCACCCCACCAGTTACTCGCTTCACCCCAGCAGCAGACGAAGCAGCTCGGAAGCCTCAGGGCCCCAGctgggtggtgaaggaaggagagaagagtaagagtagtacaaagaaacacaaacacaaatctaAATCTAAGagcaagaaggagaagaagaaaaagaaggataagaagagtaaaagacacaaggagaaaaagaaaaaggcccaTAGAAGTTCaagcagaaaaaggaagagcagtagcagcagcaccagcagcagcagatcagACTCTTCATCCTCTGACTCTGATTAA